Within the Gimesia sp. genome, the region GATCAAGCAGCAGATCCGTGTTGCGGCAGGCGAGAAACTGGAACTGAAGCAGAAGAACGTTCCCTGCAATGGCTCCGCAATTGAACTGCGGATCAATGCTGAAGACCCCGACAACGATTTCCGGGGTTCGCCGGGTAAGATCACCAAACTGCGCGTTCCCTCGGGGCCCGGGGTGCGGTTTGATTCGCATATCTATGAGGGCTATACCGTCGGCCCTTATTATGACTCCCTGATTGGCAAGCTGATCGTGCATCGGCCGACACGCGAGGAGTCACTGGCGTGTATGCGTCGATGTCTGGATGAGTTCGTCATTGAAGGGATTAAAACGACAATTCCTCTGGCGAAGAAGATCTTCAATCATTCGGCCTTTATTGAAGGTAAAGTCGATACCACGTTCATCGAACGTACCTGGTAATCGCCGGTCGGTTGAAGTTGATGATCACGGATGGTTCTGTATTGTGACAGGCTCGTGGAGACTGCGTTCGCGGTTCCGCAGAGAGAGTCCCCTGGTGTCAGAACGAATCTGGAGATCAGACCGAAGTTCGCTCATCTCTAGTTGTGGTATGGTACATTTTTGAGCCTCAGTCGCTGACCGGAGGCCTTACTTTTACGAACAGATAACAGGAAGAATAATGAGAGTTGGTATTTTAACTGGTGGTGGTGACTGTCCTGGTTTGAACCCGGTAATCCGCGGTGCCGTCCGCGTGATCTGCAATGCTGGTGGCGAAGTTTACGGCCTGCTGGAAGGCTGGCGGGGTGCCATCGAAGGCAACTACATCGAACTGAATTCGGAAAACACTGACGACATCATTTTCAAAGGGGGAACCATCCTCGGTTCTTCCCGTACGAACCCTTACAAAAACGAAGCAGAAGATGTTCCCAAGGTTCGAGAAACTTTCGAGCGTCTGGGCCTCGACTGCCTGATCGCCATCGGCGGTGATGACACCCTCGGTGTCGCGAACAAACTGTGGAACGATTACAAGCTGCCCGTCATCGGTTGTCCCAAAACAATCGACAACGACCTGAGTTCCACCGACGTGACCTTCGGTTTTGACACTTCCATCAACATCGTGATGGAAGCCGTTGACCGTCTGCGGACTACAGCCGAATCACACCGCCGGATCATGGTTGTCGAAACCATGGGTCGTCATGCAGGCTGGATCGCGCTGTTCTCTGGACTGGCAACTGCCGCCGATTACACGCTGGTTCCCGAAGTGCCCATCGAAATGGATCGCATGGTCGACGTTCTGAAAAGACGTCGCGCTAACGGTAAGATGTACGGCATCATCATC harbors:
- a CDS encoding ATP-dependent 6-phosphofructokinase, giving the protein MRVGILTGGGDCPGLNPVIRGAVRVICNAGGEVYGLLEGWRGAIEGNYIELNSENTDDIIFKGGTILGSSRTNPYKNEAEDVPKVRETFERLGLDCLIAIGGDDTLGVANKLWNDYKLPVIGCPKTIDNDLSSTDVTFGFDTSINIVMEAVDRLRTTAESHRRIMVVETMGRHAGWIALFSGLATAADYTLVPEVPIEMDRMVDVLKRRRANGKMYGIIIVSEGAQFSEDEGVVTQDGEVDDFGHVKLGGIGETVAKMIEDRTGFETRHVTLGHLQRGGSPSAADRVLGTRCGVHAGWLALKHHFGYMVALRGTSIVPVALADAVGEMRALEKNFLEEAEVFLQ